The Brassica oleracea var. oleracea cultivar TO1000 chromosome C7, BOL, whole genome shotgun sequence sequence ATCATCCTACGAAGCTGAATTCATGGCTGCTATTGAAGCGGCCAAACAAGCGATTTGGTTGCAGGAGCTGCTTGGAGAAATCGTTGGGAAAGAGTGCAAGAAGATAACCATACGAGTTGATAATAGATCTGCAATTGCACTTACAGAGAATCTTGTCTTCCATGGCCGCAGCAAACACATACATAGAAGATTTCACTTCATACGTGAATTTGTCGAGGATGATCAAGTTGAGGTTGAACATGTTCCGGGTAGCGAGCAAAGAGCCGATATATTGACAAAGTCACTTGGAAGGATCAAGTTTGTTGAAATGAGAACCCTTATCGGAGTGTGTGAGGTGAGTTAAGATAACTTCAAACTTAAGGGGTAGAATGTTGGAATAAGCTTTGAGTTAGCTTGAGAAACAAGCTATCCTAATCCTACTTGTGTTATGATTATTTAAAGGATTAGGAGATATGAAAAAGATGTTATTACTAATATGATTAGGAGTTATCTAGTTCTATATAAGAAGATGTATACGTTGTTGCATTACTTGTGATTTGTTATTTGATATTTATGACTTGTGAGTTTGAATGATTGAACAAGAGAAAGACTTCTTATTTAAACTTTTGATTGTGTGATTCTATAACTTCATTTTTCCTCCGAAGGAATTCGTACCCTATTGTTTTGGCTGAGCAGCTCCTTGTTAAATCAATAACAATAGGAGAAGACCATTTCCAAATAATTTTTTCCATATTAATTTTTTTGATAAAAATGTATCTGAAAGTTATTTACGAATAATTTTTTCTATACTAAATGAATTTGAGACCTTAACTTACGAATACTTTTTTAATATTTTCATAAATTTATACAGAAGCACCCAAATATGAAACATACGTTTCATGAAAGAAAATCTTAGAGCATGATTACCGCGGTGTCTTAACGTGGTTCTTAAGCTAATTTTGCAAAAAAAAAAAAATGAAAAATACCTAATTACCGATGAACCGCGTCTTATTTAGGACACGTGTAGGGCAACGAGAAGAGAGACGAGAGATGGCGTCGTTTTTGGCTTGTTTGGTTTCTTCTTTCTCTCCGTCCAAACCTCTCTCTATGCGACTTCAACGGCGATATAGTCCCTCTCTGTGGCTCCTCGACTCAACGGCGAGGTCTGTCTCGGTGGCTTTCCTCGGTGGTTCTCGTGGACGGCGACAGATCTCTCTCTCGGTGGCTCACCAATCGAAAGGACCTCTGAGTTTTGGGGCAAGAGGAAGAGGAAGAGGGAGAGGGAGAGGGAGAGGGAGAGTGATGTCTACGCTCGAAAGAATTTGATCGGACTAGATCAAACTAGAATTTGATCGGACTAGACTAGACTTAGACGTAAAACAAGAGCATGCTTCACTCCTTCTCTTTCTCCGCAAAAGACCCTTAAATTCGCCGCCTTACTGAGTGTAAGTCACTGAGTGAGTATTCGTTTGATCGCTGCTTTACTTATTGGGTTCTGCTCTGTTTTACTCTCTGTTTATAAAGTTTGACTCTTTCTTGTGTGTTGTTGTGATGATAATTGCAGAAGAGAGGATTCTACACTCGCTTAGGCTCTGGCTATGGCTTCTATGGAGTTGAAGCAAAAGCATGCTTTGCTCCTAATGAACTTTGTTCTCTCCTACTACAGGCTGCTCATATTCCCCGTGCTCTCTTCTTTGATTTGGATGGAATATCAGATCGATCAACAAGTGTAAGAATCACTATATTCCCCTTTTATGAATGATTTTTAAAACGTTTTCTATGAATAAGTGAAATCTTATCAATATAAAAGTTATCTTATTGTGCTGCCATTTTCAACATAAATTTAGTGAGTATATGGCTGTTCATTCTATTACATCCATTGAAAACATCTCGACTCTTTGTTGTTAACTTCATAGTATTGTAACTTTCCCTTTTGTGTTTCCTGTTATGCTTCTTTTTTGTGCTATGAGCGTGATCATCTAATATGATACACCAATGTCTTGTAACAGTTGCCACATATGTTACCGTCTGAGCAAGCTTTTGCTGCTGGCCGTTCTGCTCTTGGAATTGATAATAAAGATGGAGTGGTTGTTTATGATGGGAATGGTCTCTTTAGTGCAGCCCGTGTATGGTGGTTAGTTATAGCACTCCTTTGGATTTATATTCTTTTGCTTTGTTCAGTTTGTGTTTTCTCAGTTATTGTTATAATTGATGTGTGGTACAACTCGTCAGTTAGATGGTGCAGGTAAAACAAGAACTTGATGATGTATACATGTCTAAGTGATGCTTATACTGTGAGTTTTTTTTCAGATTATCCTGTCTATCACATAGCTTTTAATTCCTATGATTGGATGATTCACAATGCAGATCCGTTGTTTCATCGTCATGTTGCCAGTAACGCTTTGTTTTCTTCCTTCTTGTTCTAGTTTTCTCATGGATCCCCTTCTTTCATCTCATATATTCATATCTTGGTGATTGATTTTCCAGAAGTTAAAAGAACAAGTATACAACAATGTTTAATTTTTTTTTAAGAACCTTTAACTAAGAAACTAGCATTGTAGGACAAATTTTAGGGGTTTCTTAACAAAAGTTCTTAAGATTATATTTATTACTAAAAAAATATTAAGAACCCCATTAGGAGTTTTAGGGATAATCATGCTCTTAGGGGATGAGCCACTGTTGACATTAGATGTGTTATAAAACTTTAAATTTATTACATATTGATTTGTTTGTTTAGTGAAGAGGTTTATTATGGGTTGATGTTATGCTTGCTCCGCACATCGGTTCTTTATTCTAGTGTGCACATCAACTCTTTCCTATATAGACACGTTTGTGCATTTTATAGTAAAAACTTTATAAATTAACAATGTTGGAATTTTGGTATTTTAGTAATTTACATAGTTATCAATTTACAAAAAAGTTCCTTTTAAAGTTTTTCAATTTTAAGATATATTTTTCCTAAACTAAGAAAAATATTTGATTTAATGTATGTACATTAATTAATATTTTGAAATTTTACATCTATATGAACCCCATTAAGAGTTTTAGGGATAATCATACTCTTATATTGCAAGTAACCATCACTATCCCCGTTTTCTATATAAACCGTGTAAGAAACAAAAAGTTATGAACTTATTGTAATTTAACAATAAAAACGAAAAAAAAAAATAAAGAAATAAAATAATTATTATGGTCCCTAATAAAATGGATCTATAGACCACAAAATGTTTTCTGAGGTTATAAGCGCGTCAGCTGGAAAGTTCACGCGCACTGTTCACACCACCGTCCATTCTAACTCTTATCTAAAATCGTGTCTTTATCCACATCGTACGTTTCTACACGTGTCGACAAACGGACCACTTCATCAAATGTATTATTTTAATCGTATCTATTAAGGGTCCCCTATAAATATCTTCCCTCTCGACCTTCTTCAGATCTCCTCCGTCACATAAAACTCAAAGCTTCTGTTTCAAATAGGGAGAACCAATTTGTCATCGTAACGATCGTTTTTATTTTCTCGAGAAAATTCGCAGAGAGGAAATGGCGTTTAATCTAACGCATCAGCTCGGAGCTCTCGCCGGAACTCCGATCAAGTCAGGCGAAATGACCACGCCATCGGCTGAGTCGTCGCTATCGGTTTCACCACCGTCGGCGAGGATGCCTATATCGATGAACATGAATTACACCTCGAACAGAAACGTATCTCCCCCGATGAGTCCGGTTCTGGGATCGAGGCGAGCGGATCTGTCCGTGGCGTGTAAAGCCTTCGCGGTGGAGACCGTGGAGGAGCAGAGGACGTACAAGGAAGGAGGGATCGGAGGAGAGAAAGGGAAGGGAGGAGTTCCTGTGTTCGTGATGATGCCGCTTGATAGTGTGACGATGGGGAACACTGTGAACCGGAGGAAGGCGATGAGAGCGAGTCTCCAGGCGTTGAAGAGTGCTGGTGTTGAAGGGATCATGATTGATGTGTGGTGGGGTTTGGTGGAGAGGGAGGCTCCTGGGGCTTATAATTGGGGAGGTTATAATGAGCTGCTTGAGATGGCGAAGAAGGTTGGACTTAAGGTGCAGGCTGTTATGTCGTTTCATCAGTGCGGTGGCAATGTTGGTGACTCTGTCACGTAAGTGCTTCTCTCCCTTGATACTAAAGATTGCTTTTTTAGCTCGAGTTTCTGTGTTGTGTGCATTTGGATTTAGAGAATGTCTATGGATGTTTAGTTTCGAGTAGAGAGAGTCTCTATATGAAACTCGAGTAAGATTTATAATTGAAATGATTAAGAGTAGGATTTGAAGCTTGAATAGTTGCAGAGTATGATCAGTTGTGAATGGTCTATTAGGCGAAATTGTCAAAACTTTTCGTGTGACGACATAACGTTCTAAAGATTGCATTTTTAGCTTCCGGTTGTGTGCATTTGTATTTGATTTAGAGTTTTTATGGATGCTTCCTTTTGATAGGAAGAGTCTCTATATGAAATTTGAGTATTATTTGAGATTTGAAATGATCATGAGTAAGATTTGAGGGTGGGAATATTGAAGATTATTATCAACTGGGAATTTTTTATTAGGCGAAATTGTCGAACTTTTTCATTGATTAACGGGGCCTAACGTGCACGGGAGTTGCGTTGACACGTGACGACACAATGTTCTAGAGGAGAGTGATAGTTTCGAAAATCTATTAGAACCACACACCTTCTTGTTTGTTACGTGAACGTGAGCGTCTCTTTTAAAAAGATTGAGTGACTTGTTCGTCGTTTTCTCCCTTGTTTTTAGGCTTTTTTTGTATCCTTTTGAGTTTTCTTCTCATTTGTCTTACGTCTCTTTCAATATTTGATTGCAAAGGATTGATTTTGGTAGTCAAGACGTTTCCTTTAGATGGACCTGTTGAACAATCAAAAGAATGAATGATTTCTTGTCCTTGGTGAAGAGTTAGTTCATGTTGTATGTTTGAAGTCTTCTGTCTTATCATTGTGCGTGTTCTGACTGGGAATTTTTTTTTTTTTCTCCAGTATTCCTCTGCCTCAGTGGGTTGTTGAAGAGGTTGACAAGGATCCAGACCTTGCATATACTGATCAGTGGGGAAGAAGGAACCACGAATATATATCACTTGGCGCTGATACACTTCCAGTTCTCAAAGGTAGAACACCCGTGCAATGCTATTCCGATTTCATGCGTGCTTTCAGAGACAACTTCAAGCATCTTCTTGGAGACACCATTGTGGTAATTCCTAACTTCTCTTTTACCCATTTTGTGCTTCATGACTTCGTGTCAGAAGCATACACCTCTTTGACTTATTCTGTTCCTCTATTACGTTGTTTGCTTCACTGATTCGATTGAATTCATTTTCCAGGAAATCCAAGTGGGAATGGGACCAGCAGGAGAGCTGCGCTACCCTTCATACCCTGAGCAGGATGGGACATGGAGGTTCCCAGGGATTGGAGCTTTCCAGTGCTATGACAAGGTACTCACCACATATCACACATGACTAGCCTATTATTCGTTTTGCTGAGAATGTAATACTCAAACTGTTTTACCTATGATTGATGCAGTACTTTTTAAGCAGCTTGAAAGCAGCAGCTGAGGCTTATGGAAAGCCAGAGTGGGGCGGTACTGGCCCAACCGATGCTGGTCACTACAATAACTGGCCAGAAGACACTCAATTCTTCAAAAAAGAAGACGGTGGTTGGAACACAGAATATGGAGAGTTCTTCCTCACATGGTACTCCCAGATGTTGCTGGATCATGGCGAGCGTATCCTTTCCTCAGCCAAATCGATATTCCAAGACACAAGTGTCAAAATATCAGTCAAAATCGCTGGAATCCACTGGCACTACGGGACACGCTCTCACGCCCCTGAGCTCACAGCAGGATACTACAACACCAGGTTCAGAGACGGATACCTCCCCATCGCTCAAATGTTAGCCAGACACAACGCCATATTCAACTTCACCTGTATCGAGATGAGAGACCACGAGCAGCCTCAAGACGCTCTTTGTGCACCAGAGAAGCTAGTGAACCAGGTGGCTCTAGCTACTCTAGCTGCAGAAGTTCCTCTAGCTGGTGAAAACGCATTGCCTAGGTATGATGACTATGCCCACGAGCAGATCCTCAAGGCATCGGCGCTGAGCTTTGATCAGAACAGTGAAGGAGAAAACAGAGAGATGTGTGCGTTTACGTACCTGAGGATGAATCCGGAGCTGTTCAAGGCGGACAATTGGGGGAAGTTTGTAGGGTTTGTGAAGAAAATGGGTGAAGGGAGAGACTCTGATAGGTGTCAGGAAGAAGTGGAGCGTGAAGCTGAACACTTTGTGCATGTTACTCAGCCGCTGGTTCAAGAAGCTGCAGTGGCTCTCACTCACTAGAAAGAGTTCTCACTCAGTAGAAAGAGTGATTGTGGCGTGGTTCCACCCGATGGTTTATGTTTGTAAGCGATGTAATGTAAGGATTATTATGATGATGCCGAAAAGACGTTTAGGCTAAGGTTGTGTATGTATCGGCGGTATTAAAAATGATTATGGGCCATAGCTGTGGTTTTTTTGGTCAGGGTTGTGGCGTTTGTACCATTTCTGATACATACTAAAAAAAATATGTATATGTTTTCTTCTTTTTGTTCTTATAGTGATATAGCATGAGGAAGATGATTTCAATATGAAAATAAAAAGATATACACCGGATTAATGTGCGTTCTTGTACCAATACTTACAAAAAAGAAGTTACATATTGGTTTTGCTTTGTGTTCTTTTGCAGTGTTTGTGTAACTGTTTCAAGTGAAAATCAGAAATCGAAATGTGCAACTGTTTTAAGTGAAAATCAGAAATGTTTTCGATTCGGTGATACAAGTTGGAGTAAATATGCTATACAAAAGAAAACCGAATTTGATGGTAAAAAATCTACATAGCCAAAGCTCAATCTGAGGAAAAATAGCTAAAAGGAGAGAAAAAATGATTTTCCAATATGTTCTTCACTTGTTCAGACATTATTTTGATTTAACCGAATAAAAATTAACAATTTTGATTTAGTTTCTTTTGCTAAGTCATGATTTGTTTTCTTTCAGTCTTAACAGCTTTCATTTGATATATTTTTCTTCACGCTTAGCCGAGTTTTCATTTGTAAGAAGATACTTTCTTGGTTACCTCTGATTATTTCGAGAACGTTTTCTTCTGAGGACTTGATGAAGCTTCTTTTAAATGGTTTTGCTAAAAATAATCTGAGCCATTGTTCAATCGTGAGTTTGGGTTTATGATTAAGAAATGATAAGGGACGAAATAGGTTGAAAATTTTATTTGCATTAGGAGTAAATCGAAGTAAAAATGAGATTACAAAAGTGAGAAGAGTTCAATATTCGAATCAAGCTTGCTCTTACGAGAGTATTAAGATCGCTAAATAATTTATATATCTTCTCGCTCGTGAGAAAAGTCTAACCTTTGCTCAGTTAGCAAAAACTTTTTTATATAGCTGAAAGGCGCTCCGGATAAGATAAAAGATAGGTCGTCGTCCTTCGTGATGAGATTATATATTCGGTTTGTATCAGAGTGAAGGTGACATACTCACTGCTACGTAGTTCAACTCGCCTTGTCTCTAGGCATTTAATGTGAATCACTGTATCACCCATACTTCTCTGAGCAATCAGCATGCCTATCGGAGGTATGGACTCAAGCTCACGCTGGCCACGCTAGGACTCAAGCTCGCGCTGGCCATGCCGCTTTCCTTATTTTTGTCGGTTAGCTTTTTCAAGATTTGGGTCGCTGATGGGCCTTTCATAAGTCGGGCCGGGCATTAATGAGTGTGGTGGTCTCATTATTTCTTTGCTAAGATTAATGGGGCCTCGGTTTCTGATGTCAATAGATTTTACCAGCCATTTTGGAGTCCTGCTATTGGTAATATGCAAGTTTGTCCTTGCTTTTGGCTTATTATTTGGTTGATCTAATCGGTTTTGCTGTTGTTTCCTTTTGTAGATTGTATGTGGCCTTTCTATCCGCTCACGGTTGGTTTTGACCAAGATCAGGCAAGACTTAAGGAGGGTGGGCTTTGTTTGTGGATTTTGATTTTTCGAGAAAAGCTTCCTCGGCAACTAAGTAACGCTAGACGTGGTATTTTTTGCTTTTATAAGGCTATACTATCTCCCGCTCCCCCCTTTTTTTAAGGTTCGGTGTTAAGATTGTTACTTTTTTTTCATTTCACCGAAGACGATGAGAAAGTTTCATTTGGATTTTTCTGATATTTTCAACAGGAGGAAGTTGGTGTTGGCGAGGCTGGTGGTAGTGAAGTCCAGTCTGCTGTTGCTTCTTCGGTGGTTGCGAGTGATCGGACCGGCTCCACGCAGTTAGACGATGGTGGATTATTGGGGGGGTAGGGGATCTCCTAAGGGTATTTTTCATGCGTTCGACTCTTCCTTCGAGAGGGTAGTCGTTGTTGATGATCGCTTCATGTCTCGGATGGAGGTTGATCCTGGTAATGCTTTTCTGGGCCGGTGGGGACAGATTCTGTCAACCCGGACGGCCGGTCGGCGTTCGACCCTCATGAGGATGTAATTGGAGGTCCCATACTTTAGACGGATTCTGTTACTGGCGTGCCGGTGAGTACTCCTCCTGAAGTGATGGAGATGATCGAGGAGGGGAAACGTTTGCGGGGCACATGTAAGACCCGATCCCGGCTCTTACGCCCAATCTGATCCACGGCCTTAACTCCTATCTTATGTCTAATTGATTCCGGTTTTAAGTCTTTAGTTTCTAAGTCCAATTCATTTCCATTGAGGTTCACGACAAATCGGCTTAACAAGATGATCATAAGGGGAAAACCGATTGTATATATATAAAATGAGATCCATACATCATCCATAGATTCATACTAATAAGTTGCACACTTAGTCTATTATAAGTTCACAGTTTGCACAATAGGCTATCAATACTTCACACTTATCCACAATGACCCAATCACCACACATCTTCCCATGGCTTGAGTCTTCACGGTGCCTTTCCTTTACCACGGTCCAAGTCTGATCCTGAAACCACGGTCCAAGTCTGATCCTGAAACCACACAAAATCACATCACATACATATATAACTGATATCTTAACATCAGATCTAAGAAAGCATGGTTCGGATCCTTAAGAACTAGGTTCTGTCCAAAAATGACATACTCAAATAAATTCCTAAAAACTAATTAAAATTCATGATAATTCCTGATAAATCCCAACTAAGAGATTCTCATAATCAGTTCCCAACAAATCGACCCAGAGATGTTAGATCCGATCATAGACTTTGTTGCTGAACCGGCCAAAGCCTTGGTTCAGCGTTCCCTGTCTGATCAATCCAAATCCAACACAATATATAGAGAATAAAGTGATTTAGAAGAGATAGGGAGAATGGATGTAACTGCTTCCCAAACCGGCCACAAGCCCGATCGGATCAACCGCTGGCTAGGGTCGTTTGCTTGCAGGCTACACCACTGACCTTAGGCGTTCGTTCCCCTAGTGGTAAGTCCTTCTCCTTCTCCTTCTCCTTCTCCTTATCCTTCTGTCTGGTATCCATCTCACTCGCCTCGCCTTCCCACGGTCTGAATACGCCGGCAAGACAACCCACTCCACCCGGTTCTCTTCTCTAATCGTCGATCTCTTTCTCTCTTTCTTTTTGGTGTAATTTTGGCAGAGTTTTCCCTAAGGCTGTGTATTTATAGGGGAAGAGATCGCAAACTGCCCTTGGGCGAAAAGGTGGTGGTTGTGGCCGAAAAGGTGTAACTTCCCCTTTGCATCCTTTCGCCTCCAACTGCTCATAACCGACCCCAACTGCTATGTCCCTATCGGTTTCCAAGTCTGGCTCCAAGGCCAAGCCCTTAGGCTGATTGCCCAACATCATGGCTTCACCATCCGACCAAGCCTCCATAACCTCCCAAGTAACCGCTCGGACGGCCCAACCGCCTCGGCACATGATCACTCAGCCCAGCTGAGTTGAGCTGATTGCTAGCTGGCCCCAGCTGAGTGAGCTACTCCTTCCAGCTCCTGCAGCTGATGCACACTGACTGAGCTATCCTTGAGCTTCCCCGAGCTGATTGAACTCGACCATCGCCTCGCCCAGCTCCCTAAACACTCGTCCATCTCCCTTGAGCTTGCCTTTACCCCATTTTGGTTAAGTCTCAGCTCTCTGATACCCTTAACCGTGTCATTGAGCCATGATACGCTTGTCTTTAGGTCTGATGACCTGACTGGTGCGTCTCCTCGCCCCATGGTTCGTCCCAAGCGATCCTATCTCGGATCAGGGACATGACAGCACATGTCGAGTTTCCCCTGGTCAGCTTCCGGCCGATATTCTTCCTCTAACTTCTTCTGAGGGCTCATATTCCAATAAGACGATCCACTTCTTTTTTCGTTAATTCGGCGAAGTGTGCTGAGCATTACAGGGGGATTACTCCCTTGATTGGGGAAATCCCTCCGGCGGTGGATCTCAAGTTTTCCAAGAGTACATGACGCTTGCCAGGATGACGCATAAGGTATGTCATGAATCCTCGGTGTGTTTCCCAATGTCTAGGGAATGTAAATCGATCGTTCTTCTTTGTAGGTATCCGCCTACCAGACCTATCTTAGGGATAAGTATGATCTTCGAGTTCGGGAGCTACGGACCCTAAATGAGGAGTTTAGTGTTGGTGAGGCTAGTGAGGCGTGAAGGGCGCCCAAGATGATCTTGCTTTCAATGACGTGAAGGAGTCTCAACTGAAGGAAAAGTTCG is a genomic window containing:
- the LOC106306250 gene encoding beta-amylase 1, chloroplastic is translated as MAFNLTHQLGALAGTPIKSGEMTTPSAESSLSVSPPSARMPISMNMNYTSNRNVSPPMSPVLGSRRADLSVACKAFAVETVEEQRTYKEGGIGGEKGKGGVPVFVMMPLDSVTMGNTVNRRKAMRASLQALKSAGVEGIMIDVWWGLVEREAPGAYNWGGYNELLEMAKKVGLKVQAVMSFHQCGGNVGDSVTIPLPQWVVEEVDKDPDLAYTDQWGRRNHEYISLGADTLPVLKGRTPVQCYSDFMRAFRDNFKHLLGDTIVEIQVGMGPAGELRYPSYPEQDGTWRFPGIGAFQCYDKYFLSSLKAAAEAYGKPEWGGTGPTDAGHYNNWPEDTQFFKKEDGGWNTEYGEFFLTWYSQMLLDHGERILSSAKSIFQDTSVKISVKIAGIHWHYGTRSHAPELTAGYYNTRFRDGYLPIAQMLARHNAIFNFTCIEMRDHEQPQDALCAPEKLVNQVALATLAAEVPLAGENALPRYDDYAHEQILKASALSFDQNSEGENREMCAFTYLRMNPELFKADNWGKFVGFVKKMGEGRDSDRCQEEVEREAEHFVHVTQPLVQEAAVALTH